A stretch of Camelus bactrianus isolate YW-2024 breed Bactrian camel chromosome 26, ASM4877302v1, whole genome shotgun sequence DNA encodes these proteins:
- the LOC105067725 gene encoding low-density lipoprotein receptor-related protein 2 isoform X2, whose amino-acid sequence MPSVWGYQAPAFQSEVSGPATNASSQSLLEYRAPPQTCRTRVCVFRRFPGVLWAQQKFEKPLVRPLDHLYLELQCDTSPALAERRLSHCRSARSLGTPGQSTSAGSRMRGAAIPSAAPLHPGGSSPGSGSANSPPTAPRPRRHSPCAAREREKAAPAPAPPAAPRAARLPPGSPRCLLAAMGRRELPLLLPTLLAVLGGLEGSVADEIQCNVTRQAACGGGCIPVAWLCNGEQECLDGTDEQCEEICRGHPQAWQCDDGKCISISWLCDGVGDCLDGSDEVNCERLTARPDQKIQCPGDSLCRDAWELCDANKGCEGGLDEARGPRTGCMAGQWQCRNGLCITHRWRCDGLNHCGDSSDEEVCGPCPEGMVRCDEGKCILESLMCDGEADCTDGTDEPATCGKNCSLANGGCEGPCSDTDWGVQCSCGAGWLLQPDGQSCGDVDECSTAYSPCGQLCINTPGSYSCECIRGYQLYNGTDCRVTDDAVKILTAADGELGVLDQRTGIYETLIPIKSRPTSVAYDLERSMYFWVDEVLNVFVLGKPNFVPLYPEFKAVNSISLDWFTGQLYWASSFARVVCAGLSDGRGYVKILEKDLVPEQLIVFPAKKYLYWVNRGGKGMRTIETAGMDGSDRKVLTVVNMEEPAGLTLDHVTGRLYWISEYKESIETVNVDGSGRHTFPEIFLEDEVPVGLAIFENSFFWANKLQLLRISPHTPKERVALLNTSVSAFSVLHKSQQPKSRYPACVPGSCSHLCLLSPVHPKGYKCVCPEGMFLLPSGTCSKLKLVFSSGKRLYLLKVGFMGTSIERTVIQEHPRNIYLLDIDWKRNLIYWTDTRGHLFHSTGYSGEKQEIRTERTVCSASVDIPTGNLYWLPCDRSAVQKTRITGPDTRTLYRTGSVILHLLLDWPKRLLYWMESGEHLQSMTLDGKGRQEIWRGTWTADTHVALDLGSSSILWATKGSGLQSLSLLKNRTYTLNKTWSDGMIAAHEPYLVTLNRTALVLWNRRMPEPFLVLKEPYIQRMIILAENLEVPDPEVEGATTSTPRPPPPPPPLLCTRSSVPCRNGQECISRENLCDGKRDCEDGSDEENCSQFCNRPGVFQCLDGNKCIEEKYHCDGAQQCLDGSDELDCWKPVEDCSLRCDKTRCIPKSWLCDGNPDCSDKKDEQGCIYEKCSTSEFKCQNGQCVSSSLRCDGNRDCLDHSDEEGCPAWPLTCLSGEVKCPRSGECVLAEWICDHDLDCKDGTDEKDCDPEELRCGSRQWSCASGDQCVPEPWRCDGQTDCRDGSDEAGCPPGKCQSSEFQCRSSTCLDLSLVCDGKEDCADGSDEGGRCSSSACGQGQCFHTCYPSPRGPVCACEQGFELKSSGQICEDVDECRKLGGQPCSQTCINTQGSYSCTCHPGYLLEPDGHTCKATGTEPILLVAIQFKLLLYGLRSLKEDILATTDKNLIIFSIDYDLVDQKVFWTDLGAESIQWISMDTKRKGTVVKGIKSDCIAVDWIGRNLYWTDKAAGQILAIQLTAVWRGKSEYTIVLDANLNQPRSLALDPLNGLMYWSEIGGEPQIEQAGMDGSSRKILINQGLGWPTSIALDQLSGKLFWSDDKFHCIGSANLDGTGISMLQLTQVKSPFSVAVFEDEVFWSEMKTRTVQRMKKATGKNRAVLIKRFEQPYGLKVIHQVLQPRSSNPCLDMRCSHLCLLSPRSKGSCRCPVGLLLADDGVNCVPLKESAFLFLMLPTVIMQIYLRNLEAFREQATFPEHRILPFTSVSQLASMDYLVQEKMLYLSEWNKGDIWLWRLKESGKLSWRKIISVEGTVIDLAVDCLSGNIYWIDSENPHINVASSKGQYSMVLFSDSLYRPASVVLHPPTATLCFVDLGSQDDGRRGSSIECASMDGSRRKVLWQKSQVPVGLTFSDAGTRVYWADPGRGLIESIQPDGSRYRVDRRGIQGLKLFTYGQGMMFWTTVDDAQINKVWYSNTELSENRWFQVDQKIMDLKVYSKLGQQGSNSCSKDNGGCSHICLPNPEGQTCKCPSGYYLADRHKCVEAVQCSASSQSCKDGQKCISVEQVCDGQADCLDGSDEMDCTYPDKTHLTPKMSGAGEGLTPKAAQPVQGTKFTRARSPGPEGMNHPARKTLIPLIPTQESKTPETKGGGESVQLKDSQKAKHLPCSSDFCNGRGACTMEGELRKCSCLMEYGGEFCEEAARRPTPGYMALSLTIALLVILVVLGAFVYFRRDHELKRNSRASSRNLTRHKENNQEEENLMNSEIFVNEAYDEQELLTSLQTD is encoded by the exons ATGCCCTCGGTTTGGGGCTATCAAGCCCCTGCTTTTCAAAGCGAAGTCTCAGGGCCAGCAACAAATGCGTCATCTCAGAGTTTGTTAGAGTATCGGGCTCCTCCCCAGACCTGCAGGACCAGAGTCTGCGTATTTAGGAGGTTTCCAGGCGTTTTGTGGGCACAGCAAAAGTTTGAGAAACCTTTAGTTAGACCTTTAGACCACCTTTACCTTGAGCTTCAGTGTGACACGAGCCCTGCATTAGCTGAGCGTCGGCTGTCCCACTGCAGGAGCGCAAGGAGCCTAGGCACTCCTGGCCAGTCAACATCCGCGGGGAGCCGGATGCGAGGCGCCGCGATTCCCTCTGCAGCCCCGCTGCATCCCGGCGGCTCTTCCCCGGGATCCGGCAGCGCCAACTCCCCGCCCACGGCCCCCAGACCCCGCCGCCATTCCCCGTGCGCCGCGAGGGAGCGAGAGAAAGCCGCCCCAGCGCCCGCCCCACCCGCGGCTCCACGCGCAGCGCGCCTACCTCCCGGGTCCCCGCGCTGTCTCCTCGCGGCCATGGGGCGCCGGGagctccctctgctcctgccGACGCTGCTGGCTGTGCTGGGCGGCCTCGAGGGCTCAGTGGCCG ATGAAATACAGTGTAATGTGACGAGGCAAGCTGCATGTGGTGGGGGATGCATTCCTGTGGCCTGGCTCTGCAACGGGGAGCAGGAGTGCCTGGATGGGACGGATGAGCAGTGTG AAGAAATATGTCGTGGACACCCACAGGCCTGGCAGTGTGATGATGGAAAATGCATTTCTATTAGCTGGCTTTGTGATGGTGTTGGTGACTGCTTAGATGGCTCCGATGAGGTTAACTGTG AGAGACTGACAGCACGTCCGGACCAAAAAATCCAGTGCCCAGGAGATTCTCTGTGTCGCGATGCTTGGGAACTCTGTGATGCCAATAAGGGCTGTGAAGGTGGGCTGGACGAAGCACGCGGCCCCCGTACCGGCTGCATGGCTGGGCAGTGGCAGTGCAGGAACGGCCTGTGTATCACCCACCGCTGGAGGTGCGATGGCCTCAACCACTGCGGGGACTCCTCCGATGAGGAGGTCTGTG GGCCCTGTCCAGAAGGCATGGTTAGATGTGATGAGGGGAAATGCATCCTAGAATCCCTGATGTGTGACGGGGAAGCAGACTGTACTGACGGTACCGATGAACCTGCCACATGTG GTAAGAACTGCTCTCTGGCCAACGGGGGCTGTGAGGGGCCCTGCAGTGACACAGACTGGGGTGTTCAGTGCTCGTGTGGAGCTGGATGGCTATTACAGCCGGATGGTCAGAGCTGTGGAG ATGTGGATGAGTGTTCTACAGCATACAGCCCCTGTGGCCAGCTGTGCATTAATACACCAGGCTCTTATTCCTGTGAGTGTATTCGAGGTTACCAGCTCTACAATGGCACCGACTGTCGAGTGACAG ATGATGCTGTTAAAATTCTTACCGCAGCTGATGGAGAACTTGGTGTCTTGGATCAAAGAACAGGCATCTATGAGACTCTGATACCTATAAAATCAAGGCCTACTTCTGTTGCATATGATCTTGAGAGAAGCATGTACTTCTGGGTGGATGAAGTCTTAAATGTGTTTGTTCTTGGAAAGCCAAACTTTGTTCCTCTCTATCCAG AATTTAAAGCAGTGAACAGTATCTCTTTGGACTGGTTCACGGGACAGTTATATTGGGCTAGCAGCTTTGCAAGGGTTGTCTGTGCTGGTTTAAGTGATGGCAGAGGCTACGTCAAAATCTTGGAAAAGGATCTTGTGCCAGAACAGctaatagtgtttcctgcaaagaA GTATTTGTATTGGGTGAATCGAGGTGGGAAAGGCATGAGGACTATTGAAACTGCAGGGATGGATGGCTCTGACAGGAAGGTGCTGACAGTTGTAAACATGGAGGAACCTGCAGGACTGACGCTGGACCATGTGACTGGCAGGCTCTACTGGATCAGTGAATATAAGGAG TCCATAGAGACGGTAAATGTGGATGGCAGTGGGAGGCACACCTTTCCTGAGATCTTCTTGGAAGATGAAGTTCCAGTAGGACTCGCCATATTTGAGAACTCCTTCTTCTGGGCAAATAAACTACAGCTGCTTCGTATTTCACCGCACACCCCAAAGGAGAGAGTGGCGCTACTAAACACGTCCGTATCTGCCTTCTCTGTGCTCCACAAGTCCCAGCAGCCTAAGA gCAGATACCCAGCATGTGTTCCAGGATCTTGCAGCCACTTATGTCTCCTGTCCCCTGTCCATCCCAAGGGCTATAAGTGTGTTTGTCCAGAGGGGATGTTTCTTCTACCTTCTGGTACATGTAGCA AATTAAAACTAGTGTTTTCCTCTGGCAAGCGTCTCTACTTGTTGAAGGTTGGTTTTATGGGAACTTCTATAGAGAGAACTGTAATTCAGGAGCATCCTAGGAACATCTACTTACTGGATATTGACTGGAAAAGAAACCTGATCTACTGGACAGATACCCGGGGGCATCTGTTCCACTCAACTGGCTATTCAGGGGAAAAGCAAGAGATTAGGACAGAGCGTACAG TCTGTTCAGCTAGTGTGGACATACCGACTGGGAACTTGTACTGGCTGCCCTGTGACAGAAGTGCTGTTCAGAAGACTAGAATCACTGGCCCAGACACACGTACCCTGTACAGAACAGGCAGTGTTATCCTGCATCTTCTTCTCGACTGGCCAAAGAGGCTGCTCTACTGGATGGAAAGTGGGGAACACTTGCAAAGTATGACCCTTGATGGCAAAGGCAGACAGGAAATCTGGAGAGGCACCTGGACGGCAGACACCCATGTGGCCCTAGACCTCGGCTCATCTAGCATCCTCTGGGCCACCAAAGGGTCAG GGTTGCAAAGTCTGAGTCTCCTAAAAAATAGAACATACACTTTGAACAAGACCTGGAGTGACGGGATGATAGCGGCCCACGAGCCTTACCTGGTGACCCTGAACAGAACAGCTCTGGTGCTGTGGAACAGGAGGATGCCAGAGCCCTTCTTGGTGTTGAAAGAGCCATACATACAGAGAATGATCATCCTAGCAGAGAACCTGGAGGTTCCAG ATCCTGAGGTAGAAGGAGCCACCACATCCAcccctcgtcctcctcctccaccaccccctCTCCTCTGCACCCGATCCTCTGTCCCCTGTCGGAACGGGCAGGAGTGCATTTCCCGGGAGAACCTCTGTGATGGCAAGCGGGACTGTGAGGATGGCTCGGATGAAGAGAACTGTTCTCAGTTCTGCAACAGACCAG GGGTCTTCCAGTGTCTGGATGGAAACAAGTGCATTGAGGAGAAGTACCACTGTGATGGGGCTCAGCAGTGCTTGGATGGGTCCGATGAGTTGGACTGCTGGAAGCCCGTAGAAGATTGTTCTCTGCGTTGTGACAAGACCCGCTGTATCCCCAAGAGCTGGCTGTGTGATGGCAACCCAGACTGTTCTGACAAAAAAGACGAGCAAGGCTGTA tttatgAAAAATGCAGCACGTCTGAATTTAAATGTCAGAATGGCCAATGCGTGTCTTCTTCCTTGCGTTGCGATGGGAACCGGGACTGCCTGGACCACTCAGATGAAGAGGGCTGTCCTGCCTGGCCCCTGACATGCCTGTCAGGGGAGGTGAAGTGCCCGAGGAGTGGAGAGTGTGTGTTGGCAGAATGGATATGTGACCATGACTTAGACTGCAAAGACGGAACCGATGAGAAG GACTGTGACCCTGAGGAGCTTCGCTGTGGCTCGAGGCAGTGGTCCTGTGCCAGTGGAGACCAGTGTGTGCCTGAGCCCTGGCGCTGTGATGGGCAGACTGACTGCAGGGACGGCAGTGATGAGGCTGGAT GCCCCCCTGGAAAGTGCCAGAGTTCTGAGTTCCAGTGCCGCTCCTCCACCTGCCTGGACCTCAGTCTGGTGTGCGATGGGAAGGAGGACTGTGCCGACGGCTCCGATGAAGGCGGGAGGTGCTCGTCGTCGGCATGTGGCCAAGGGCAATGTTTCCACACCTGCTACCCATCACCCCGTGGACCT GTATGTGCTTGTGAGCAAGGCTTTGAGCTGAAAAGCAGTGGCCAAATCTGCGAGGATGTGGATGAATGCCGGAAGTTAGGTGGTCAGCCTTGCAGTCAGACATGTATCAATACCCAGGGCTCCTACAGCTGCACCTGCCATCCTGGCTACTTGCTGGAGCCTGATGGCCATACCTGTAAAGCAACAG GTACTGAACCAATCCTGCTTGTGGCAATTCAGTTTAAACTACTCCTCTATGGATTGAGGAGCTTGAAAGAAGATATTCTCGCAACTACAGACAAGAACCTAATTATTTTCTCTATCGACTATGACTTAGTGGATCAGAAAGTCTTCTGGACTGATCTTGGTGCAGAAAGTATCCAGTGGATAAGCATGGATACGAAGAGGAAAGGGACGGTGGTGAAAG ggATAAAGTCAGACTGTATAGCGGTTGACTGGATTGGGAGGAATCTCTACTGGACGGACAAGGCAGCTGGTCAGATTTTGGCAATTCAACTGACTGCTGTTTGGAGAGGAAAATCTGAGTACACAATCGTGCTGGACGCTAACTTAAACCAACCACGGTCCTTGGCTTTAGATCCCCTAAATGG GTTAATGTACTGGTCTGAAATTGGAGGAGAACCTCAAATAGAACAAGCTGGAATGGATGGTAGCAGCAGAAAAATACTCATCAACCAAGGTCTTGGCTGGCCAACTAGCATAGCTCTTGATCAGCTGAGTGGGAAGCTATTCTGGTCTGATGACAAATTTCACTGTATTGGCTCTGCCAATCTCGATGGCACTGGTATTAGT ATGCTGCAGCTAACACAAGTCAAGAGCCCCTTTTCGGTAGCTGTGTTTGAAGATGAAGTCTTCTGGTCTGAAATGAAGACACGAACAGTACAGCGCATGAAAAAGGCAACAGGCAAGAACAGGGCCGTCCTCATCAAGCGTTTTGAACAGCCTTACGGACTTAAG GTAATACACCAAGTGCTACAGCCCAGGTCTTCTAATCCTTGTCTGGACATGCGATGCTCTCACTTGTGCCTTCTGAGCCCGAGATCCAAGGGAAGCTGCCGTTGCCCAGTCGGACTCTTGCTTGCAGATGATGGCGTCAACTGTGTTCCACTCAAGGAGTCTGCATTTCTGTTCCTCATGCTGCCCACAGTAATCATGCAG ATTTATCTGAGAAATCTAGAAGCTTTCCGAGAACAAGCAACTTTCCCAGAACATAGGATTCTTCCCTTTACCAGTGTGAGCCAGCTTGCATCAATGGACTACCTTGTGCAGGAGAAGATGCTTTACCTTTCAGAGTGGAATAAGGGTGATATCTGGCTATGGAGGCTGAAAGAATCTGGAAAGCTCTCTTGGAGGAAAATCATATCTGTGGAGGGGACAGTGATTGACCTTGCTGTGGACTGCTTGAGTGGAAACATATACTGGATTGACAGTGAGAATCCTCACATCAACGTAGCTTCCTCCAAGGGCCAGTACTCCATGGTCTTGTTCAGCGACAGTCTTTACCGCCCAGCCTCTGTCGTGCTCCACCCACCGACCGCAACCTTGTGCTTTGTAGACCTGGGTTCCCAGGATGACGGTCGGCGTGGCTCCAGCATTGAATGTGCCTCCATGGATGGCAGCAGGAGGAAGGTGCTATGGCAAAAATCCCAGGTCCCCGTGGGCTTGACCTTTTCAGATGCAGGGACCCGAGTGTACTGGGCTGATCCTG GGAGAGGACTCATAGAAAGTATTCAACCAGATGGCTCTAGATACAGAGTAGACCGCAGAGGAATTCAGGGCCTTAAACTCTTTACGTATGGCCAAGGCATGATGTTCTGGACAACAGTTGATGATG CCCAAATCAATAAAGTTTGGTACAGCAACACAGAACTTTCAGAAAATCGGTGGTTCCAAGTAGACCAGAAGATTATGGATTTAAAAGTTTATAGCAAACTTGGTCAACAGG GTAGTAACAGTTGTTCAAAAGACAATGGAGGATGCAGCCATATCTGTTTACCAAACCCTGAAGGACAGACTTGTAAATGTCCCAGTGGGTACTACTTGGCTGACAGACATAAATGTGTTGAAGCTGTCCAATGCTCTGCGTCATCACAATCCTGTAAGGATGGTCAGAAATGCATTTCCGTGGAGCAAGTTTGTGATGGTCAAGCTGACTGTCTGGATGGATCTGATGAAATGGACT GTACCTATCCAGATAAAACTCATTTGACACCTAAAATGTCAGGGGCTGGAGAAGGACTGACACCAAAAGCTGCCCAGCCTGTCCAGGGTACCAAGTTCACCAGAGCTAGATCTCCAGGTCCAGAAGGGATGAATCATCCTGCTAGGAAAACACTAATACCTCTCATTCCTACTCAAGAGAGCAAGACTCCAGAAACCAAGGGAGGAGGAGAGTCTGTTCAGCTCAAGGACTCACAGAAGGCAAAACATCTGCCCTGTAGCAGCGATTTCTGTAATGGGAGGGGAGCCTGTACTATGGAAGGAGAACTGAGGAAATGCAGCTGTCTGATGGAATATGGTGGAGAGTTCTGTGAAGAAGC